The Zootoca vivipara chromosome 4, rZooViv1.1, whole genome shotgun sequence genome has a segment encoding these proteins:
- the RPL8 gene encoding large ribosomal subunit protein uL2: protein MGRVIRGQRKGAGSVFRAHVKHRKGAAKLRAVDFAERHGYIKGIVKDIIHDPGRGAPLAKVVFRDPYRFKKRTELFIAAEGIHTGQFVYCGKKAQLNIGNVLPVGTMPEGTIVCCLEEKPGDRGKLARASGNYATVISHNPETKKTRVKLPSGSKKVISSANRAVVGIVAGGGRIDKPILKAGRAYHKYKAKRNCWPRVRGVAMNPVEHPFGGGNHQHIGKPSTIRRDAPAGRKVGLIAARRTGRLRGTKTVQEKEN from the exons ATGGGCCGTGTAATCAGAGGTCAGAGAAAAGGTGCGGGGTCAGTGTTCAGAGCCCATGTGAAGCACAGGAAAGGCGCAGCAAAGCTGAGAGCTGTAGACTTTGCTGAAAGGCATGGCTATATCAAAGGCATTGTAAAG GATATAATTCACGATCCTGGTCGAGGAGCTCCTCTTGCCAAGGTTGTTTTCCGTGATCCGTACAGGTTTAAGAAACGAACAGAATTGTTCATTGCAGCCGAGGGCATTCATACTGGACAGTTTGTTTACTGTGGCAAGAAAG CTCAGCTCAACATTGGCAATGTTCTGCCCGTTGGTACTATGCCAGAAGGCACTATTGTCTGCTGTCTTGAAGAGAAGCCAGGTGATCGTGGTAAACTGGCCCGTGCTTCTGGGAACTATGCCACAGTTATCTCCCACAATCCTGAAACTAAAAAAACCAGAGTGAAGCTGCCTTCTGGGTCCAAGAAGGTGATCTCCTCTGCAAACAGAGCAGTTGTTG GTATCGTTGCTGGTGGTGGCCGTATTGACAAACCTATCTTGAAAGCTGGACGGGCTTACCACAAATACAAGGCAAAGAGAAACTGCTGGCCACGAGTCCGTGGTGTAGCTATGAAT CCTGTTGAACATCCCTTTGGTGGTGGTAATCATCAGCACATTGGTAAGCCTTCAACCATCCGGAGAGATGCTCCAGCTGGTCGCAAGGTTGGTCTCATTGCGGCCCGTCGTACTGGCAGACTGCGTGGAACAAAGACTGTGCAGGAGAAGGAGAACTAA